From a single Aricia agestis chromosome 17, ilAriAges1.1, whole genome shotgun sequence genomic region:
- the LOC121735312 gene encoding uncharacterized protein YGR130C isoform X1: MKKNNYSLQVSDFDEDHCCAGNVIGNFRRASSLRLRGEKMVQRSPLSTRRLIPIITESTNQKQRNDGSRLPEPSHRQRSHSFNCNSQKTKKSCLKNQDCTDRHLSMTDSAHTPPGSPEDLPDDESLHSYGSAATAASIDAGYAPFNGTTFSGRSMRYVLHCSSHAGLAGDEYLTPTQRAQKQIRRLKSLLSQAKKDLEKKDSEIFHLTKEVVELRLYKASIISPDDKSNSSEVVTIKENNEDEADGRDSCQESHRAYDVTDSPIFKQTPTRCRNEMQSSFTDSGHFDDLTNSSLHSKESVLMLTHEASCMTEELDSEEERRSLISFYEKKIEDVMRAHVGETQELKKAHNDKVEALLQKLADVNTRYCELLPNYEQAKEKIHSLEKQLEEASKQLQDDDSRHRAVYLQMYNKGMEAAKFELEKEGDPEAGPSQLNRVSVEELLEQLQITQTELENVRDTEFKADRTTKSQVLLSAKEAVSLWVLGARKAMYRRIVESQKGTKTNIDPEVTLQFLKSAIYYFLTDPENHQGHLNAIENILGFTETEKKNIRKARPT, translated from the exons ATGAAAAAGAATAATTATAGTTTACAAGTTTCTGACTTTGACGAGGATCACTGCTGCGCGGGAAATGTCATTGGCAACTTTCGCCGCGCTTCCTCACTGCGGCTGCGCGGTGAGAAAATGGTGCAGCGATCACCTCTGTCCACCAGGAGATTAATTCCAATAATCACGGAAAGTACTAATCAGAAACAACGAAACGATGGCTCTCGTCTACCGGAGCCAAGCCATCGTCAACGCAGCCAC TCATTTAACTGCAATAGCCAAAAGACAAAGAAATCCTgtttaaaaaatcaagattGTACCGATAGGCACCTGAGCATGACAGATTCTGCACATACCCCACCTGGATCACCCGAAGACTTGCCCGATGATGAATCTTTGCACAGTTACGGAAGCGCCGCAACAGCAGCGTCCATTGACGCTGGCTATGCCCCATTCAATGGGACTACATTCAGTGGTCGATCAATGCGGTACGTCCTGCACTGCTCCTCTCATGCTGGCCTTGCCGGGGATGAATATCTCACTCCCACTCAGCGGGCCCAAAAACAAATACGGCGACTTAAAAGTTTGCTCAGTCAGGCAAAAAAAGACTTGGAAAAGAAGGACAGTGAAATTTTTCACCTGACTAAAGAGGTTGTTGAGTTGCGTCTCTACAAGGCTTCAATAATCTCTCCCGATGATAAATCAAATTCAAGTGAAGTTGTGACCATCAAGGAGAATAATGAGGATGAAGCTGATGGAAGAGACAGCTGCCAGGAGAGTCACAGGGCCTACGATGTCACCGATAGCCCAATCTTCAAACAGACTCCAACCCGCTGTAGAAATGAAATGCAAAGTTCCTTTACTGACTCCGGACACTTTGATGATCTCACAAACTCATCCTTACACTCCAAAGAATCTGTGCTCATGCTCACTCATGAGGCGTCATGCATGACAGAAGAATTAGATAGCGAAGAGGAGCGACGCAGCTTAATATCATTTTATGAGAAGAAAATAGAGGATGTTATGAGAGCACATGTCGGCGAGACACAGGAACTAAAGAAAGCCCATAATGATAAAGTAGAAGCACTGTTGCAGAAGTTAGCTGACGTAAACACTAGATATTGTGAGCTTCTTCCAAACTATGAGCAGGCAAAGGAAAAAATTCACTCTCTCGAGAAACAATTGGAAGAAGCTAGCAAACAATTACAAGATGATGACAGTAGGCATCGTGCTGTCTACCTGCAGATGTATAATAAAGGAATGGAAGCTGCTAAATTTGAGTTAGAAAAG GAGGGTGATCCAGAAGCAGGCCCGAGTCAGTTGAACCGAGTGTCTGTTGAGGAGCTTCTTGAGCAACTGCAGATCACTCAGACTGAGCTCGAGAATGTCCGA GATACTGAATTCAAAGCGGACCGAACTACTAAGTCTCAAGTACTTCTAAGTGCAAAGGAGGCTGTTTCTTTATGGGTCCTAGGAGCGCGCAAG GCCATGTACCGTCGCATTGTTGAGTCGCAGAAGGGTACCAAGACCAACATTGACCCCGAAGTGACCCTGCAGTTCCTCAAGTCGGCCATCTACTACTTTCTCACAGACCCAGAGAATCACCAGGGTCACCTAAACGCGATAGAGAATATCCTCGGCTTCACAGAAACGGAGAAGAAGAATATAAGGAAGGCGCGGCCCACTTAA
- the LOC121735312 gene encoding uncharacterized protein YGR130C isoform X2: protein MKKNNYSLQVSDFDEDHCCAGNVIGNFRRASSLRLRGEKMVQRSPLSTRRLIPIITESTNQKQRNDGSRLPEPSHRQRSHSFNCNSQKTKKSCLKNQDCTDRHLSMTDSAHTPPGSPEDLPDDESLHSYGSAATAASIDAGYAPFNGTTFSGRSMRYVLHCSSHAGLAGDEYLTPTQRAQKQIRRLKSLLSQAKKDLEKKDSEIFHLTKEVVELRLYKASIISPDDKSNSSEVVTIKENNEDEADGRDSCQESHRAYDVTDSPIFKQTPTRCRNEMQSSFTDSGHFDDLTNSSLHSKESVLMLTHEASCMTEELDSEEERRSLISFYEKKIEDVMRAHVGETQELKKAHNDKVEALLQKLADVNTRYCELLPNYEQAKEKIHSLEKQLEEASKQLQDDDSRHRAVYLQMYNKGMEAAKFELEKEGDPEAGPSQLNRVSVEELLEQLQITQTELENVRAMYRRIVESQKGTKTNIDPEVTLQFLKSAIYYFLTDPENHQGHLNAIENILGFTETEKKNIRKARPT from the exons ATGAAAAAGAATAATTATAGTTTACAAGTTTCTGACTTTGACGAGGATCACTGCTGCGCGGGAAATGTCATTGGCAACTTTCGCCGCGCTTCCTCACTGCGGCTGCGCGGTGAGAAAATGGTGCAGCGATCACCTCTGTCCACCAGGAGATTAATTCCAATAATCACGGAAAGTACTAATCAGAAACAACGAAACGATGGCTCTCGTCTACCGGAGCCAAGCCATCGTCAACGCAGCCAC TCATTTAACTGCAATAGCCAAAAGACAAAGAAATCCTgtttaaaaaatcaagattGTACCGATAGGCACCTGAGCATGACAGATTCTGCACATACCCCACCTGGATCACCCGAAGACTTGCCCGATGATGAATCTTTGCACAGTTACGGAAGCGCCGCAACAGCAGCGTCCATTGACGCTGGCTATGCCCCATTCAATGGGACTACATTCAGTGGTCGATCAATGCGGTACGTCCTGCACTGCTCCTCTCATGCTGGCCTTGCCGGGGATGAATATCTCACTCCCACTCAGCGGGCCCAAAAACAAATACGGCGACTTAAAAGTTTGCTCAGTCAGGCAAAAAAAGACTTGGAAAAGAAGGACAGTGAAATTTTTCACCTGACTAAAGAGGTTGTTGAGTTGCGTCTCTACAAGGCTTCAATAATCTCTCCCGATGATAAATCAAATTCAAGTGAAGTTGTGACCATCAAGGAGAATAATGAGGATGAAGCTGATGGAAGAGACAGCTGCCAGGAGAGTCACAGGGCCTACGATGTCACCGATAGCCCAATCTTCAAACAGACTCCAACCCGCTGTAGAAATGAAATGCAAAGTTCCTTTACTGACTCCGGACACTTTGATGATCTCACAAACTCATCCTTACACTCCAAAGAATCTGTGCTCATGCTCACTCATGAGGCGTCATGCATGACAGAAGAATTAGATAGCGAAGAGGAGCGACGCAGCTTAATATCATTTTATGAGAAGAAAATAGAGGATGTTATGAGAGCACATGTCGGCGAGACACAGGAACTAAAGAAAGCCCATAATGATAAAGTAGAAGCACTGTTGCAGAAGTTAGCTGACGTAAACACTAGATATTGTGAGCTTCTTCCAAACTATGAGCAGGCAAAGGAAAAAATTCACTCTCTCGAGAAACAATTGGAAGAAGCTAGCAAACAATTACAAGATGATGACAGTAGGCATCGTGCTGTCTACCTGCAGATGTATAATAAAGGAATGGAAGCTGCTAAATTTGAGTTAGAAAAG GAGGGTGATCCAGAAGCAGGCCCGAGTCAGTTGAACCGAGTGTCTGTTGAGGAGCTTCTTGAGCAACTGCAGATCACTCAGACTGAGCTCGAGAATGTCCGA GCCATGTACCGTCGCATTGTTGAGTCGCAGAAGGGTACCAAGACCAACATTGACCCCGAAGTGACCCTGCAGTTCCTCAAGTCGGCCATCTACTACTTTCTCACAGACCCAGAGAATCACCAGGGTCACCTAAACGCGATAGAGAATATCCTCGGCTTCACAGAAACGGAGAAGAAGAATATAAGGAAGGCGCGGCCCACTTAA